A DNA window from Fragaria vesca subsp. vesca linkage group LG3, FraVesHawaii_1.0, whole genome shotgun sequence contains the following coding sequences:
- the LOC101295689 gene encoding uncharacterized protein LOC101295689, with protein sequence MIPTTSLLLLTLILAASLAGFSARPDSSTGAFSAELKHSSNKNKGGGAGGGNNGGYNGGGNNGGMGGFFGPGFDIPGFGKGFGGGYGGGYGGPSGGSSKGGIVRTTQVCKEKGPCFNKKLTCPAKCFTSYSHSGKGYGGGGGGGGCTIDCKKCTAYC encoded by the coding sequence ATGATCCCAACTACAAGTCTTCTCTTGCTTACTTTGATCCTCGCTGCTTCACTTGCTGGCTTCTCAGCTCGACCCGACTCCTCCACCGGAGCCTTCTCAGCTGAGCTCAAGCACTCGAGCAACAAGAACAAAGGTGGTGGTGCTGGTGGGGGAAACAATGGTGGATACAATGGAGGTGGCAACAATGGTGGCATGGGAGGGTTCTTTGGGCCCGGGTTTGACATACCCGGGTTTGGAAAGGGCTTTGGAGGTGGGTACGGCGGCGGGTACGGCGGTCCGAGTGGAGGCTCCTCCAAAGGTGGTATAGTCAGGACCACTCAGGTGTGCAAAGAAAAGGGTCCTTGCTTCAACAAGAAGCTGACGTGTCCTGCTAAGTGCTTCACCTCCTACAGCCACTCGGGGAAGGGCTACGGCGGCGGTGGCGGAGGCGGTGGTTGCACCATCGACTGCAAGAAGTGTACTGCTTACTGCTAG
- the LOC101298775 gene encoding PAP-specific phosphatase HAL2-like, with amino-acid sequence MPLHCSSTMAIKASHNLGLVKWNNKHKFITDHVGTVSFYKIPHHKISKPIGCLSKLTQTQSFTVMEDPKRSSLSSLQPTHDLEIAVRAVQMACSLCQKVQDSLVSKSGAVVQSKDDNSPVTVADWSVQATVSWILSESFGSSNVSIVAEEDIQNLSKAKAAGMLEAVVKTVNVCLAEAPRFGLQGPKKTLGTKEVLEAISRCNSTGGPTGRFWALDPVDGTLGFVRGDQYAIALALIEDGEVVLGVLGCPNYPMRREWLNYHHRYHRIISKLTPPTSESWDKGCVLYARRGSSEAWMQPLLHVNKKFLWPNSAKLVQVSSINNPSLATFCEPVEKANSSHSFTAGLAHSVGLRKQPLRVYSMVKYAAIARGDAEIFMKFAKAGYKEKIWDHAAGVVIIQEAGGVVSDAGGRPLDFSKGIYLEGLDRGVIASAGADLHDKIIRAVDASWDSSSL; translated from the exons ATGCCTTTACATTGTTCTAGTACTATGGCTATAAAAGCCTCTCACAATCTAGGACTTGTGAAATGGAATAACAAGCACAAGTTCATAACCGACCACGTAGGGACAGTTAGCTTCTACAAAATCCCCCACCACAAAATCTCAAAACCAATTGGTTGCTTATCCAAGCTCACCCAAACCCAGTCCTTCACAGTAATGGAGGACCCAAAAAGGTCGAGTCTTTCATCCCTACAACCAACCCATGATTTGGAAATTGCAGTCAGAGCTGTGCAAATGGCTTGTTCTCTCTGCCAGAAAGTTCAGGACAGTTTGGTTTCCAAGTCCGGCGCTGTGGTCCAATCCAAAGATGACAACTCTCCAGTCACTGTTGCAG ATTGGAGTGTCCAAGCAACTGTGAGCTGGATACTGTCGGAGTCTTTTGGAAGTAGCAATGTATCCATTGTAGCTGAAGAAGACATTCAAAACCTGTCCAAGGCTAAGGCAGCTGGAATGTTGGAAGCAGTAGTAAAAACTGTAAATGTTTGTCTAGCTGAAGCTCCTCGTTTTGGACTTCAAGGTCCTAAAAAGACCCTTGGGACTAAAGAGGTTCTTGAAGCCATCAGTCGGTGCAACTCAACGGGAGGCCCTACTGGGCGATTTTGGGCTCTTGACCCTGTTGATGGAACATTGGGATTTGTACGAGGGGATCAATATGCTATTGCTCTGGCTCTAATAGAGGATGGAGAAGTTGTGCTTGGAGTTCTTGGATGCCCTAATTACCCAATGCGAAGAGAATGGCTAAACTATCATCACAGGTATCATAGAATTATATCCAAATTGACCCCACCAACATCAGAATCATGGGACAAGGGCTGTGTGTTATACGCTAGAAGAGGTAGCAGTGAAGCTTGGATGCAACCACTGCTCCATGTAAATAAGAAGTTTCTGTGGCCAAACTCTGCAAAACTGGTCCAAGTGTCCTCTATCAATAATCCATCATTGGCAACCTTTTGTGAACCGGTTGAGAAGGCAAATTCAAGTCATTCCTTCACAGCAGGACTAGCTCACAGCGTTGGACTTAG GAAGCAACCATTAAGAGTCTATAGCATGGTAAAATATGCAGCTATAGCTCGTGGGGATGCCGAGATTTTTATGAAGTTTGCAAAGGCGGGTTACAAAGAGAAGATATGGGATCATGCAGCCGGCGTTGTCATCATACAAGAGGCTGGGGGTGTGGTTTCAGATGCCGGGGGGCGTCCACTGGACTTTTCAAAAGGTATATACTTGGAAGGTCTTGATCGAGGTGTGATTGCTAGTGCCGGAGCAGACCTACATGACAAGATCATCAGGGCTGTTGATGCTAGCTGGGACTCCTCTAGTCTATAG
- the LOC101304455 gene encoding protein ROS1-like, with protein MDMNEQRKDALHDWASCIAPTTLDSPNLPKVSQQHRHHEFYKFPFALQPIEGNNGTGPGGAGNTLEMSREVPCIHLLALVHAASSAAQKTAVMHGEHQYDFPCHLPCDLNSAPETTFGQFAPITPEKASSNVDHRKNQQIEEQMNAGATSCEIFEQRNNKDVANPATDFSHATPSTQLQENSINKEGDNSIDLNQTPQLKQRRRKHRPKVIREGKPKPTPKPPTTKETPVRRKYVRKNALDKNATPPPPKELGECTDLTKPKSTKRSCRRVLNYDMKDPGDDISSLQKDTATLYPARKSSMEGREYVDCQKDTAEGKATVRAQIGHKNAVETELDGDTSSSLQRPNDSNCSSSMILTQENEQLNGSKRKYSSAVEQTEPRPQNFLGVHYNNMPAYENMMSYMHFPYIYKKRRTDKGCASIISSTSCHVTMAENVWRQSELQDVETILPSYRTQSSKRRRSKAPTRFRDLASLIRTPEHILLQSTCLTKPPADVNWQRAMNCNSTQTCMDALVPEVGDTLAKKKRTKRSTLTSSHRSLVLYKNQPLVSGSSGMPIKLCSHMSCCSFWQSKFTWSLIVGVPPEVACTQILSVDAIADQLKCLNINRESSKFAYQGYNVVYNTQDQENNALVLYRRDGTVVPIEGAFDPIKKRRPRPKVDLDEETDKVWKLLMDNINSEGADGTDEQKAKWWEEERRVFKGRADFFIARMHLVQGDRRFSPWKGSVVDSVVGVFLTQNVSDHLSSSAFMSLAAHFPLKSVNNQNASDEKVASLAVDEPEVCTSEISNQPLCDFSSVTFHDTEHSEEQVVNSSENTETTSEGVISTNEPDCKLTPSLVNGSATKNPRTASECYIEEDLRKRCDIVSSQNSVDSSTSQTVEKTGLCESNSETEDAPDTCQNGSLDHSTLFLQKAEVHSVRNSHLSPHDNLNCELHEPICMQHDDERIFIESGGASQDASNNCCIHNIPNPEVVQVECSELFEEVIHSSNISKNKYEDSPGEQSVLTAESVSQDTTSNKLTVNDQDAQRCFSESCTCIQEKSNMIQSQFRVGGNPNKVYVPAEKHTSKIQQSCNISEETTDIMHKEPESDLSFNEVSNVDAATSKTKNRRPGKDKKAQQDWDKLRERAEPNGRKREKTANTMDSVDWEAVRTANVNDIAQTIKERGMNNKLAERIKEFLNRLLREHGNVDLEWLRDVPPDQAKEYLLSFRGLGLKSVECVRLLTLHHLAFPVDTNVGRIAVRLGWVPLQPLPESLQLHLLELYPVLESIQKYLWPRLCKLDQRTLYELHYQMITFGKVFCTKSKPNCNACPMRGECRHFASAFASARLALPGPEEKSIVSATEDRNTYRNPGEINNKIPLPIPLPLPLPHPHPTEQLGGNQQLEASQQSRPKSAPGYTEPIIEEPVSPEPECTQIVEDIEDFYEDPDEIPTIKLNMEQFTQNLQNYMQQNMELQQGEMSKALVALTPDAASLPTPKLKNVSRLRTEHQVYELPDSHPLLDRLGLDKREPDDPCNYLLAIWTPGETANSIQPPENRCSSQEFGKLCDDKQCFQCNSAREAHSQTVRGTLLVPCRTAMRGSFPLNGTYFQVNEVFADHDSSLEPLDVPRGWLWNLNRRTVYFGTSIPTIFKGLTTPEIQHCFWRGFVCVRGFDQKSRGPRPLMARLHFPVSRLAKPKGKKEELPSQNFQKKYA; from the exons ATGGATATGAATGAGCAGAGGAAAGATGCCTTACATGATTGGGCTTCTTGCATTGCTCCAACAACTCTTGACAGTCCTAATCTCCCAAAAGTTTCCCAGCAACATAGACACCATGAATTTTATAAATTCCCGTTTGCGTTACAACCCATTGAAGGGAATAATGGAACTGGACCTGGTGGTGCTGGCAACACACTCGAGATGTCGAGAGAGGTTCCTTGTATACATCTCCTGGCCCTTGTGCATGCTGCCTCTAGTGCTGCACAGAAAACTGCTGTCATGCATGGAGAACATCAGT ATGATTTTCCCTGCCACCTTCCTTGTGATCTGAATTCAGCACCTGAGACCACCTTTGGCCAATTTGCACCCATAACACCAGAGAAGGCAAGCTCAAATGTGGATCATAGAAAAAACCAGCAAATAGAAGAGCAGATGAATGCTGGTGCTACCTCATGTGAAATCTTCGAGCAGAGAAATAATAAAGATGTAGCAAACCCTGCTACAGATTTTTCACATGCTACTCCTTCCACACAGCTCCAGGAGAATAGCATCAACAAGGAAGGGGACAATAGCATTGACTTGAATCAGACACCGCAGCTGAAACAAAGGAGGAGAAAGCACAGGCCCAAGGTGATTAGAGAAGGCAAACCAAAGCCAACACCGAAACCTCCCACTACTAAGGAAACTCCTGTCAGAAGAAAGTATGTGAGGAAGAATGCACTAGACAAAAATGCAACTCCTCCCCCACCAAAGGAACTGGGAGAGTGCACCGATTTAACTAAACCAAAATCTACCAAGAGATCATGCAGAAGGGTGTTGAATTATGACATGAAAGATCCAGGAGATGACATATCCTCTTTACAGAAAGACACTGCCACACTGTACCCTGCCAGAAAAAGTTCCATGGAGGGAAGAGAGTATGTTGATTGTCAAAAAGACACTGCAGAAGGAAAAGCGACAGTGAGAGCTCAAATTGGTCATAAAAATGCTGTAGAAACTGAGTTGGATGGTGACACTAGTTCCTCTTTACAAAGGCCAAATGACTCTAACTGCAGCTCATCCATGATTCTGACACAAGAAAATGAACAACTGAATGGATCCAAGAGAAAATATTCTAGTGCTGTTGAGCAGACAGAGCCCAGACCCCAAAATTTTCTCGGAGTTCACTACAATAATATGCCAGCATATGAGAACATGATGTCTTATATGCATTTTCCATACATATACAAGAAGAGGAGGACAGATAAGGGATGTGCTTCTATCATATCCAGCACATCATGTCATGTGACTATGGCAGAAAATGTTTGGAGACAATCAGAACTGCAAGATGTTGAGACTATCCTGCCTTCATATCGAACACAAAGTTCAAAAAGGAGAAGATCAAAAGCTCCAACACGGTTTCGTGACTTGGCTTCTCTAATTAGAACACCAGAGCACATTCTGCTCCAGAGTACCTGTCTCACGAAACCACCGGCTGATGTTAATTGGCAAAGAGCAATGAACTGTAACTCAACTCAGACATGCATGGATGCCCTAGTCCCTGAAGTGGGTGACACACTAGCAAAGAAAAAGAGAACAAAAAGAAGCACTCTTACCAGTTCACACCGAAGTCTTGTGCTATACAAGAACCAACCATTAGTTTCTGGATCATCAGGTATGCCGATAAAATTATGTTCCCATATGAGTTGTTGCTCATTCTGGCAATCGAAATTTACTTGGTCATTAATTGTAGGTGTTCCACCAGAAGTAGCATGCACGCAAATACTTTCTGTTGATGCTATTGCTGATCAATTAAAATGTTTGAACATAAATAGAGAAAGCAGCAAATTTGCATATCAGGGGTATAATGTTGTCTATAATACACAAGATCAAGAGAACAATGCATTGGTTCTTTATAGAAGAGATGGCACTGTTGTACCAATTGAGGGGGCGTTTGATCCTATCAAGAAACGCCGGCCACGACCTAAAGTTGACCTTGATGAAGAGACTGATAAAGTATGGAAGCTGCTAATGGATAACATCAACAGTGAAGGCGCTGATGGAACGGATGAACAGAAAGCAAAATGGTGGGAAGAAGAGCGTAGAGTGTTCAAAGGTCGTGCTGACTTTTTTATCGCACGAATGCATCTTGTGCAAG GAGATAGACGCTTCTCTCCATGGAAAGGATCAGTTGTGGACTCGGTGGTAGGAGTTTTTCTGACTCAAAATGTATCAGACCATCTGTCTAG CTCTGCATTCATGTCGCTTGCTGCACATTTTCCCCTGAAGTCAGTGAACAACCAAAATGCATCCGATGAAAAAGTTGCGAGCTTAGCAGTAGATGAACCAGAAGTGTGCACTAGTGAGATTTCAAACCAGCCACTTTGTGATTTTAGTTCCGTAACATTCCATGACACTGAGCATAGTGAAGAACAAGTTGTCAACAGCAGTGAGAACACAGAAACCACTAGTGAGGGAGTTATCTCTACAAATGAACCCGACTGCAAGTTAACACCTTCATTGGTTAACGGGTCCGCCACCAAGAACCCAAGAACAGCATCAGAATGTTACATAGAGGAAGACTTGAGAAAACGATGTGATATAGTTTCATCTCAAAATTCTGTGGATTCTTCAACTTCTCAGACTGTGGAAAAAACAGGATTATGTGAGAGCAACTCAGAGACAGAGGACGCACCTGATACATGTCAAAATGGCAGTTTGGATCATTCCACTTTGTTTTTACAGAAGGCCGAAGTCCACAGTGTCAGAAACAGCCATTTGTCACCTCATGACAATTTGAATTGTGAACTTCATGAGCCGATATGCATGCAGCATGATGACGAAAGAATATTTATAGAGAGCGGTGGAGCATCCCAGGACGCTTCCAATAATTGCTGTATACATAACATCCCCAACCCAGAAGTAGTGCAAGTTGAGTGCTCTGAATTGTTTGAAGAGGTAATCCATTCTTCTAATATTTCCAAGAACAAATATGAAGACAGTCCGGGGGAACAGAGTGTACTAACAGCAGAATCTGTGAGTCAAGATACAACAAGTAATAAGCTTACTGTCAATGATCAAGATGCACAGAGATGTTTCAGTGAATCATGCACTTGCATTCAAGAAAAAAGTAACATGATTCAGTCTCAATTCAGGGTTGGTGGGAACCCAAATAAGGTTTACGTACCTGCTGAGAAGCATACAAGTAAGATTCAGCAAAGTTGCAACATTTCTGAAGAGACCACAGATATTATGCATAAGGAACCTGAGTCAGATTTAAGCTTCAACGAAGTCAGTAATGTGGATGCTGCTACCTCAAAGACAAAGAACAGAAGACCTGGAAAAGACAAAAAGGCTCAGCAGGACTGGGATAAATTAAGAGAACGAGCAGAACCAAATGGAAGAAAAAGGGAAAAAACAGCAAACACAATGGATTCCGTGGACTGGGAAGCTGTAAGAACTGCAAATGTGAATGACATTGCCCAAACTATCAAAGAAAGGGGGATGAATAATAAGCTTGCAGAAAGAATCAAG GAATTCCTTAACCGGTTACTTAGAGAACATGGGAATGTTGATCTTGAATGGTTGCGGGATGTTCCACCTGACCAAGCAAA AGAGTATCTGCTGAGCTTCCGTGGACTGGGGCTAAAAAGCGTGGAGTGTGTGAGGCTTTTAACACTTCACCATCTTGCTTTTCCG GTCGATACAAATGTTGGACGTATAGCTGTACGGCTGGGATGGGTACCTCTTCAGCCCTTGCCCGAGTCACTGCAGTTGCATCTTCTAGAACT GTACCCGGTGCTGGAATCCATACAGAAGTACTTGTGGCCAAGACTTTGCAAGCTTGACCAAAGAACCTT GTATGAGCTGCACTACCAGATGATAACATTTGGAAAG GTCTTCTGCACGAAAAGCAAACCAAATTGCAATGCATGTCCAATGAGAGGAGAATGTAGACATTTTGCGAGCGCATTTGCAAG TGCAAGACTTGCCTTGCCAGGGCCCGAGGAGAAAAGTATAGTGAGTGCAACAGAAGATAGAAATACGTATCGAAATCCTGGTGAGATCAACAACAAAATTCCTCTACCTATCCCTCTCCCTCTCCCTCTCCCTCATCCTCACCCAACAGAACAGTTGGGAGGAAACCAGCAACTTGAAGCAAGCCAACAATCAAGACCAAAGTCTGCACCTGGTTATACTGAACCTATTATTGAAGAGCCAGTATCACCAGAACCAGAGTGCACACAGATAGTAGAAGACATTGAGGATTTCTATGAGGACCCAGATGAAATTCCTACAATTAAACTTAACATGGAACAGTTCACTCAGAACTTGCAAAATTATATGCAACAAAACATGGAACTTCAACAAGGAGAAATGTCAAAGGCATTAGTTGCTCTAACACCAGACGCTGCATCCCTTCCTACACCTAAGCTTAAGAATGTGAGCCGACTACGAACTGAGCACCAAGT CTATGAACTTCCTGACTCACACCCTCTTCTAGATCGA TTGGGGTTGGATAAGCGAGAACCTGATGATCCATGCAATTACCTTTTGGCCATTTGGACACCAG GTGAAACAGCAAACTCCATTCAACCTCCAGAGAATAGGTGTAGTTCTCAAGAATTCGGCAAGTTGTGTGACGATAAGCAATGTTTCCAATGCAATAGTGCACGGGAAGCACATTCACAAACAGTTCGAGGGACTCTCTTG GTACCATGCCGAACAGCAATGAGAGGGAGCTTCCCACTTAACGGCACCTACTTTCAAGTTAACGAG GTATTTGCTGATCATGATTCGAGCCTTGAGCCTCTTGATGTTCCAAGAGGCTGGTTGTGGAATCTGAATAGGAGAACTGTGTACTTCGGAACCTCAATACCGACAATATTCAAAG GGTTAACAACACCAGAAATTCAACATTGCTTTTGGAGAG GATTTGTGTGCGTGAGGGGGTTTGATCAGAAATCAAGAGGTCCACGTCCTTTAATGGCCCGGCTGCACTTCCCAGTCAGCAGGTTGGCCAAACCAAAAGGCAAGAAAGAGGAGTTGCCATCCCAAAATTTTCAAAAAAAGTATGCCTAG